A genomic stretch from Apteryx mantelli isolate bAptMan1 chromosome 28, bAptMan1.hap1, whole genome shotgun sequence includes:
- the NT5C3B gene encoding 7-methylguanosine phosphate-specific 5'-nucleotidase isoform X2, whose product MVISDFDMTLSRFGCNGRRCPTSHNILDNSHVVSEDGKKKLKDLLHYYYPIEIDPDRTLEEKRPLMVEWWSRAHDLLSQQKILKGDIAQIVRESDVMLRDGFNELFDQLHEYDVPLFIFSAGVGDILEEIIRQANVFHPNVNVVSNYMDFDDNGVLRCFKGPLIHTYNKNNTVLQGTEYFQQLSTRTSIILLGDSMGDLTMADGVPSVENILKIGFLNDKVEEQRGKYLDAYDIVLESDETLDVVNGILRYILIET is encoded by the exons ATG GTCATTTCTGACTTTGACATGACGCTGAGCAGGTTTGGATGCAATGGCAGACGCTGCCCCACCTCACACA ATATCCTGGATAACAGCCACGTTGTTAGTGAAGACGGCAAGAAGAAG TTAAAAGATCTGCTGCACTATTACTATCCCATCGAAATTGATCCTGACCGGACCCTGGAAGAGAAACGCCCCCTCATGGTGGAGTG GTGGAGCAGGGCCCACGACCTCCTGTCGCAGCAGAAGATCCTGAAGGGCGACATAGCCCAGATTGTCAGAGAATCAGACGTGATGCTGAG GGATGGATTCAATGAATTATTTGACCAGCTGCATGAATACGATGTTCCCCTGTTCATCTTCTCTGCTGGCGTGGGTGACATCCTTGAAGAAATTATCCGTCAGGCCAATGTTTTCCACCCAAATGTCAATGTAGTATCCAACTACATGGACTTTGATGATAAC GGAGTCCTCAGGTGTTTCAAGGGACCTCTCATCCACACCTACAACAAGAACAACACTGTTCTGCAGGGTACAGAGTATTTCCAGCAGCTGAGCACTAGGACGAGCATCATCTTGCTGGGGGACTCGATGGGTGATCTGACGATGGCAGACGGTGTCCCCAGCGTGGAGAACATCCTCAAGATCGGCTTTCTCAACGACAAG GTGGAAGAGCAGAGGGGGAAGTACCTGGATGCCTACGACATTGTGCTGGAGAGCGACGAGACGCTAGATGTGGTCAATGGGATCCTCCGGTACATCCTAATAGAGACATGA
- the NT5C3B gene encoding 7-methylguanosine phosphate-specific 5'-nucleotidase isoform X1, which yields MVPELEKATVRIKHPERVMGIIRSIKEQGMSKLQVISDFDMTLSRFGCNGRRCPTSHNILDNSHVVSEDGKKKLKDLLHYYYPIEIDPDRTLEEKRPLMVEWWSRAHDLLSQQKILKGDIAQIVRESDVMLRDGFNELFDQLHEYDVPLFIFSAGVGDILEEIIRQANVFHPNVNVVSNYMDFDDNGVLRCFKGPLIHTYNKNNTVLQGTEYFQQLSTRTSIILLGDSMGDLTMADGVPSVENILKIGFLNDKVEEQRGKYLDAYDIVLESDETLDVVNGILRYILIET from the exons ATG GTGCCTGAGCTGGAGAAAGCCACGGTCCGCATAAAGCACCCGGAGCGCGTGATGGGGATAATCCGGTCCATAAAGGAGCAGGGGATGAGCAAGCTGCAG GTCATTTCTGACTTTGACATGACGCTGAGCAGGTTTGGATGCAATGGCAGACGCTGCCCCACCTCACACA ATATCCTGGATAACAGCCACGTTGTTAGTGAAGACGGCAAGAAGAAG TTAAAAGATCTGCTGCACTATTACTATCCCATCGAAATTGATCCTGACCGGACCCTGGAAGAGAAACGCCCCCTCATGGTGGAGTG GTGGAGCAGGGCCCACGACCTCCTGTCGCAGCAGAAGATCCTGAAGGGCGACATAGCCCAGATTGTCAGAGAATCAGACGTGATGCTGAG GGATGGATTCAATGAATTATTTGACCAGCTGCATGAATACGATGTTCCCCTGTTCATCTTCTCTGCTGGCGTGGGTGACATCCTTGAAGAAATTATCCGTCAGGCCAATGTTTTCCACCCAAATGTCAATGTAGTATCCAACTACATGGACTTTGATGATAAC GGAGTCCTCAGGTGTTTCAAGGGACCTCTCATCCACACCTACAACAAGAACAACACTGTTCTGCAGGGTACAGAGTATTTCCAGCAGCTGAGCACTAGGACGAGCATCATCTTGCTGGGGGACTCGATGGGTGATCTGACGATGGCAGACGGTGTCCCCAGCGTGGAGAACATCCTCAAGATCGGCTTTCTCAACGACAAG GTGGAAGAGCAGAGGGGGAAGTACCTGGATGCCTACGACATTGTGCTGGAGAGCGACGAGACGCTAGATGTGGTCAATGGGATCCTCCGGTACATCCTAATAGAGACATGA
- the KLHL10 gene encoding kelch-like protein 10: protein MFQNRQTKHSFREDAGGQAESPISPQREVSSAVSGLGMDDTSASTGYSPPHMERKMSAMACTVFNELRLEGKLCDVIIKVNGFEFNAHKNILCSCSPYFRALFTSGWNNMEKRVYNIPGISPDMMKLIIEYAYTRTVPVTADNVESLLAAADQFNIMGIIRGCCEFLKSQLCLENCIGICRFTDYYHCPDLRQTAYMFILHNFEEMTKVSTEFLELSVNELNDIIEKDELNVRQEDAVFEAIVKWISHDPQNRKQYISDLLRKVRLALMHAEYFMNNVKVHDYVKDSEECKPVIINALKAMYDLNMNGPSNSDFTNPLTRPRLPYAILFAIGGWSGGSPTNAIETYDARADKWVNVTCQQESPRAYHGAAYLKGYVYIIGGFDSVDYFNSVKRFDPLKKTWHQVAPMHSRRCYVSVTVLNNFIYAMGGFDGYVRLNTAERYEPETNQWTLIAPMHEQRSDASATTLYEKVYICGGFNGNECLFTAEVYDAKTNQWTLIAPMRSRRSGIGVIAYGEHVYAVGGFDGANRLRSAEAYNPVANTWRTIPTMFNPRSNFGIEVVDDLLFVVGGFNGFTTTFNVECYDEKTDEWYDAHDMSIYRSALSCCVVPGLSNVGEYAARRDDYVESSQCDEVKYTSSTSTLPV, encoded by the exons ATGTTCCAGAATCGCCAGACAAAACATAGCTTCAGAGAAGATGCAGGAGGACAAGCAGAAAGCCCTATATCACCTCAGAGAGAAGTTTCTTCCGCTGTCTCGGGCTTAGGCATGGATGACACCTCGGCGTCCACAGGGTATTCCCCCCCACACATGGAGAGGAAGATGAGTGCTATGGCTTGCACGGTCTTCAATGAACTTCGCCTGGAAGGAAAACTCTGTGATGTGATCATCAAAGTCAATGGTTTTGAATTCAATGCTCACAAGAACATCCTGTGTAGCTGCAGTCCCTATTTTAG GGCTTTGTTTACCAGTGGCTGGAACAACATGGAGAAGAGAGTATATAACATCCCTGGCATTTCACCTGACATGATGAAGCTAATTATTGAGTACGCCTACACCAGGACAGTGCCAGTCACTGCTGACAACGTTGAAAGTTTGCTAGCTGCAGCAGACCAGTTCAATATCATGGGGATCATCCGAGGGTGCTGTGAATTCTTAAAATCTCAGCTGTGCTTGGAAAATTGCATTGGCATTTGCAGATTCACGGATTACTACCACTGTCCTGACCTGCGACAAACAGCCTACATGTTCATCCTACATAACTTCGAGGAGATGACCAAGGTGTCCACAGAGTTCCTAGAGCTCTCTGTCAATGAGCTAAATGACATCATTGAGAAAGATGAACTGAACGTGAGACAAGAAGACGCAGTGTTTGAGGCTATTGTGAAATGGATTTCTCACGATCCCCAGAACAGAAAACAGTACATTTCTGACTTGCTGCGCAAG GTTCGACTGGCATTGATGCATGCAGAATACTTCATGAACAATGTTAAAGTGCATGATTATGTGAAGGACAGCGAGGAATGCAAACCTGTCATCATAAATGCACTGAAAGCAATGTATGACCTCAATATGAACGGTCCATCTAATTCCGATTTTACTAACCCCCTCACTCGGCCTCGTCTGCCGTATGCCATCCTGTTTGCTATCGGTGGCTGGAGTGGGGGGAGCCCAACTAATGCCATTGAGACATACGATGCCCGCGCAGACAAGTGGGTGAACGTCACGTGTCAGCAGGAAAGCCCCCGTGCCTATCACGGCGCTGCTTACTTAAAAGGCTATGTCTACATTATCGGAGGATTTGACAGCGTGGATTATTTTAACAGCGTCAAGCGGTTTGACCCACTTAAGAAGACATGGCACCAGGTCGCACCCATGCATTCAAGGCGTTGCTACGTTAGTGTCACCGTTCTCAACAACTTCATCTATGCCATGGGAGGGTTTGATGGATACGTGCGCCTCAACACGGCAGAACGGTACGAGCCAGAGACAAATCAGTGGACACTGATTGCACCCATGCACGAGCAGAGAAGTGATGCTAGTGCAACCACACTGTATGAAAAG GTTTATATATGTGGTGGGTTCAATGGAAATGAATGCCTATTCACAGCTGAAGTGTATGATGCCAAAACAAATCAGTGGACCCTTATAGCACCAATGAGAAGCAGAAGAAGTGGAATAGGCGTGATTGCATACGGGGAACACGTGTACGCG GTAGGAGGATTCGATGGAGCCAACCGACTTCGGAGCGCAGAAGCCTACAACCCCGTTGCCAACACGTGGCGTACAATCCCCACCATGTTCAATCCTCGCAGTAACTTTGGCATTGAAGTGGTGGACGACCTTTTGTTTGTGGTTGGTGGCTTTAATGGTTTTACTACCACTTTCAATGTTGAGTGTTATGATGAAAAAACAGATGAGTGGTATGATGCTCATGACATGAGCATATACCGTAGTGCTTTGAGCTGCtgtgtggtgccaggactatCTAATGTTGGGGAGTACGCTGCCAGACGAGACGACTATGTGGAATCATCACAGTGCGACGAAGTCAAGTACACTTCTTCAACAAGCACCCTACCTGTCTAA
- the P3H4 gene encoding endoplasmic reticulum protein SC65 has translation MGGAALGLLLAAGLCAAQYEEYSARGFPAAALEPLQRAYARALAQYAGARWAESVRALEASLRLHRLLRDSEAHCHRRCAAPAEPPAEPPAEPPAAAEWERELQLFGQLLRRAACLRACKRGLPVFQLRYPPAQTLRDFQRRLPYQYLHYALFKSNKIEKAVSAAHTFLQKNPNHEMTLKYLNYYRTMLDVDEYLVDLEAQPYEPIFVRSVKLYNNGDFRSSAAGMEQALAEYYKAYENCLAGCEGSYELQEFKDFYPAIADHFVSVLRCKVDCESELTPNVGGYFVEKFVATMYHYLQFAYYKLNDVRNAVQSVSSYMLFDPGDAVMQQNLVYYRFHRQRWQLQEEDFQPRPEAVRYHNQTATQKKMLDFAQQYLQADDEMEVDGGEEPDAQDLPSDGEFEGDGDYEEGFVAEWWQEPKTKGDKADEGWWLRGRRGARRGGGAGPVDVRLSDVPVLDRKSWASVVAARGCGFGDLGVL, from the exons atgggcggcgcggcgctggggctgctgctggcggcgggGCTGTGCGCGGCGCAGTACGAGGAGTACAGCGCGCGCGGGTTCCCCGCGGCCGCGCTGGAGCCGCTGCAGCGCGCCTACGCGCGGGCGCTGGCGCAGTACGCGGGGGCGCGCTGGGCCGAGAGCGTGCGGGCGCTGGAGGCCAGCCTGCGCCTGCACCGCCTGCTGCGCGACAGCGAGGCGCACTGCCACCGCCGCTGcgccgcgcccgcggagccgcccgcggagccgcccgcggagccgcccgcggccgccgagtgggagcgggagctgcagctcttcgggcagctgctgcgccgcgccgcctgcctgcGCGCCTGCAAGCGCGGCCTGCCCGTCTTCCAGCTGCGCTACCCGCCCGCGCAGACGCTGCGCGACTTCCAGCGCCGCCTGCCCTACCAGTACCTGCACTACGCGCTCTTCAAG TCCAACAAGATCGAGAAGGCGGTGTCCGCGGCGCACACCTTCCTGCAGAAGAACCCCAATCACGAGATGACCTTGAAGTACCTCAACTACTACCGGACGATGCTGGACGTGGACGAGTACCTCGTCGACCTGGAGGCGCAGCCGTACGAG CCGATCTTCGTGCGCTCGGTGAAGCTGTACAACAACGGGGACTTCCGGAGCAGCGCGGCCGGCATGGAGCAGGCGCTGGCCGAGTACTACAAAGCCTACGAGAACTGCCTGGCGGGCTGCGAGGGCTCCTACGAGCTGCAGGAGTTCAAGGACTTCTACCCGGCCATCGcag ACCACTTCGTGAGCGTGCTGCGGTGCAAGGTGGACTGCGAGAGCGAGCTCACCCCCAACGTGGGCGGCTACTTCGTGGAGAAGTTCGTGGCCACCATGTACCACTACCTGCAGTTTGCCTACTACAAGC TGAACGACGTGAGGAACGCGGTGCAGAGCGTCTCCAGCTACATGCTCTTCGACCCCGGCGACGCCGTGATGCAGCAGAACCTCGTCTACTACCGCTTCCACCGCCAGCGCtggcagctgcaggaggaggactTCCAGCCCCGGCCG GAGGCCGTGCGGTACCACAACCAGACGGCCACACAGAAGAAGATGCTGGACTTCGCCCAGCAGTACCTGCAAGCTGACGACGAG atggaggtggACGGCGGCGAGGAGCCGGACGCCCAGGACCTGCCGTCGGACGGCGAGTTCGAAGGCGACGGCGACTACGAGGAGGGCTTCGTTGCGGAGTGGTGGCAGGAGCCCAAGACCAAGGGGGACAAAGCCGACGAAGGTTGGTGGCTCCGGGGCCGGAGGGgtgcgcgccggggggggggggctggg
- the FKBP10 gene encoding peptidyl-prolyl cis-trans isomerase FKBP10, with translation MSLGSLVFLVSLLGALGLGDPGPLEDVVIDRYYIPKICLREVQMGDFIRYHYNGTFKDGKKFDSSYDRGATVAGVVGVGRLITGMDRGLQGMCVNERRHLIVPPHLGYGSIGVAGLIPPDATLYFDVIMLDIWNKNDKLQITTLSKPERCNRTVENSDFVRYHYNGTLLDGTPFDSSYSKESTYDTYVGTGWLIKGMDQGLLGMCAGEKRSIVIPPFLAYGEKGYGTVIPPQASLVFSVLLVDFHNPKDGVFLEHLEVPASCRRKAMTGDFVRYHYNGTLMDGTLFDSSYSRNHTYDTYIGKGYIIPGMDQGLQGVCVGERRRVVVPPHLAYGENGAGDKIPGSAVLIFDVHIIDFHNPADPVEIETVHRPEGCNVTTRNRDFVRYHYNCSLLDGTKLFSSHDYEAPQEVTLGANKVIEGLNSGLLDMCVGERRVLIVPPHLGHGESGARGVPGSAVLRFEVELVSLEEGVPEGYLFVWHGEPPASLYEEMDLNKDGEIPAGEFSAFIKSQVAEGKGRLMPSSDPEKVIADMFRNQDRNQDGKITAEELKLKSDEDQEKIHEEL, from the exons ATGTCCCTGGGCAGCCTCGTCTTCCTCGTGAGCCtgctgggggccctggggctgggcgACCCCGGCCCCCTGGAAGACGTGGTCATAGACAGATACTATATCCCCAAAATCTGCCTGCGAGAAGTCCAGATGGGCGATTTCATTCGCTACCACTACAATGGGACCTTTAAAGATGGGAAAAAGTTTGACTCCAG CTACGACCGAGGTGCCACGGTGGCCGGCGTGGTCGGCGTGGGGCGGCTCATCACCGGCATGGAccgggggctgcagggcatgtGCGTGAACGAGCGGCGCCACCTCATCGTGCCGCCCCACCTGGGCTACGGCAGCATCGGCGTGG CGGGGCTGATCCCCCCGGACGCTACCTTGTATTTCGACGTTATCATGCTGGACATCTGGAACAAGAACGACAAGCTGCAGATCACCACCCTGTCCAAGCCGGAGCGCTGCAACCGCACCGTGGAGAACTCGGACTTCGTGCGGTACCACTACAACGGCACCCTGCTGGACGGCACTCCCTTCGACTCCAG CTACAGCAAGGAGAGCACCTACGACACCTACGTGGGCACGGGCTGGCTCATCAAGGGCATGGACCAGGGGCTGCTGGGCATGTGCGCCGGGGAGAAGAGGAGCATCGTCATCCCCCCATTCCTGGCCTACGGGGAGAAGGGCTACG GCACGGTGATCCCGCCGCAGGCCTCGCTGGTGTTCAGCGTGCTGCTGGTGGACTTCCACaaccccaaggatggcgtcttcCTGGAGCACCTGGAGGTGCCGGCGTCGTGCAGGCGCAAGGCGATGACGGGGGACTTCGTCCGCTACCACTACAACGGCACGCTCATGGACGGGACGCTCTTCGACTCCAG CTATTCCCGCAATCACACCTACGACACCTACATCGGCAAGGGCTACATCATCCCCGGCATGGACCAGGGCCTGCAAGGGGTCTGCGTCGGCGAGAGGCGGCGGGTCGTCGTCCCCCCGCACCTGGCCTACGGCGAGAACGGCGCAG GGGATAAAATTCCCGGCTCAGCTGTGCTCATCTTTGATGTCCACATCATTGACTTCCACAACCCCGCGGACCCAGTGGAGATCGAGACTGTGCACCGGCCCGAGGGCTGCAACGTCACCACCCGCAACCGGGACTTCGTCCGCTACCACTACAACTGCTCCCTGCTGGACGGCACCAAGCTCTTCTCCTC CCACGACTACGAAGCCCCCCAGGAGGTGACCCTGGGGGCCAACAAGGTGATCGAGGGCCTGAACAGCGGCCTCCTGGACATGTGCGTGGGGGAGCGGCGGGTGCTCATCGTGCCGCCGCACCTGGGCCACGGCGAGAGCGGAG CCCGCGGGGTCCCCGGCAGCGCCGTGCTCCGCTTCGAGGTGGAGCTGGTGTCCCTGGAGGAGGGCGTCCCCGAAGGCTACCTGTTCGTCTGGCACGGGGAGCCGCCGGCGAGCCTCTACGAGGAGATGGACCTCAACAAGGACGGCGAGATCCCCGCCGGAGAG TTCTCCGCCTTCATCAAGAGCCAGGTGGCGGAAGGGAAAGGCCGGCTCATGCCCAGCTCCGACCCGGAGAAAGTCATCGCGGACATGTTCCGGAACCAGGACCGGAACCAGGACGGGAAGATCACCGCGGAGGAGCTGAAGCTGAAGTCGGACGAGGACCAGGAGAAGATCCACGAGGAGCTCTGA